ATTTATAACCAAATGCAATCCTAAAAGGTTGTTGACAGAACATATTACCGAAAGCGTACAGAAACACTTTGGCGACAAGCTGCTTACCAGTAAAATTAGAATTAATGTGGCCTTGGCCGAAGCACCTATACACGGTAAGGATATATTTGAATATGCTCCTACATCAAATGGGGCAACGGATTATGAAAGTTTAGTAAACGAAATTTTAACAAAAATATAAGGTCATGGCAAAGAAAGACTTGGGAAATTTAGAAGAAAACAACAAAAACATGACTGGTGTAGGTGCACTGTTTAGTGTGCCCCCAAAAGCTGATAATACAGCAAAAAGAAAAAATGAGGCTGATTTGGAAGAAGAAGAAGAAATTACCGGTTATCCCCTAAGAATGAAGAAAGGCTGGTTGAAGCAACTTAAAATAATGAGCGCGAACTCGGGAACATCAGTAAAAGACCTTATTTTAAATGCAGTCGCTGATAAATACAAATTGTAATAAAAAGCCCTGCAATAAGTAGGGCTTTTTTGCTATCAAAATAGAAGATCTAAAAGATCTCCAGGAGAAAATATTGCTATCAAAAAAAGATGGCCGGCAAAGCCGCAGGTTTAATAAATGCTATCATTAACTTGCAACCTTAACTATCCAATAAATTATCCAACTCGCTTGTAAACTCATTCTTTACAAGTTTGCCACTACGAAGGTGATCAAAGAACTCGATATAATTTGAAGGGCTTAGAAAATGAAAGATGTAATTTTGATTAATTCCTGCGTCTTTTAGGGCTTTATTCAAATCCCTAAAATGTTCAGTTGCATATTTAAATTTTGCTTTGTTGATATCACTGTCTGCACCATCCTCCTTAATTTCAACAACGATAATATTATCAAAACCGCTTTCACGTATTAAAATTAAAAAATCAGGATTAAACTTTTGCTGTGGCTTGGTATGTGAACTGGAAGCTTTGGTCAAGCTAAATTCAATTTCATAAAAGCTCTGATTCTTAGATTTAATCCATGACGTAATTTTTGCTGCATTATCCTTTTTACATAAATAGCCTACAAATTTTTCCTCTGGTTCACTACTGGTAAAAACAATGTCAACTGGCGTTTTGAAAAGAAACGGTATAACGTCAATAAAATTTCCACGAAATGCCCTATCCTCTTTTATATCATCAAATGATTGCCCGGTTTTAACGTCAACAATCTCCGAAGCATAATCATTAGTATAAAAAACAGTCGTGTCTCTTCGCAAATTACCTAAGGAAGTCGATTCGATGCCCCGGTTTAAAGTGGATATTTCAAAATAAGGATTAGGCTTTCTAACAGTAATTAAACTCTTTGGTTTTTTCCGTAATAAAGTTCCAAAAGCAGAAAGAATCGCATTTTTATTGACTTTCGTTAATTCGTCACCGTCAATTTTTTTAGCTTCCATTGAATTTCTAATAATCCTTTCAATAGTAGACTTTGGTATTTGCTGAGTGGTAAATTCACCATCCCGCAATTTTAATGCTATGCCTTCATACTTAAGGCTTCTAAACGCTTCATAAATGTGGTTTACAACATTTGCTACAGTATCCGTTTCCTTTCTAACATTAAAAGTTCTCGTAAGTATTTCCCCCTTAAAACTTTCAAATTCTGTATATGTAGGAAATTCTGCTGTTTGAGATTGCAGCTTAATAAATTCATCTTCGTAATTGAATACTGCGGTTTCCTTTGTTGGAACTAAGGTAGTTGTTCGTTCATAATCAAAATTATGTAGTGTAAAGTGATAGTTCGCCCTATCTCCTTCTGACAAACTGCTGCTCACGATCTTAACTTCATATTCTAATATTTCGTTAACCAGATTCTTAATGCGACCGCTCCAACTATCATGATTATATACAGTAACCTTTGCATTTTTATAATCATCAGGCAGTCGCAACCCTCGGCCTAATACTTGGGCTATTAGCAATTTGGAATCAAACGCCCTTTCCTGCATCGGCACGATCTGCAAAACATTCTTTACATCCCAACCTTCCGTTAACATTGATACAGATATTATCCATTCAAAAGTATTTTCTTTTTGGTCAATGGTTGGCAAGTGAACCTTAACATTAGTTTCATGCTCTTTTGCGGATGTGACAATAAGAACCTTTTTATTACTTACATCATCATAGGGAATACCTTCTGTTTTTGAAATAAATCCGCAAAATTCCTCTTTAAATTGTTTTGCTAATCTTATGTCCCTGGTGATTAAAAGCGTTAAGGGCTTTATTTTTTGATAGACTTCCTTATGTGAATTATGTATTTGATATATTTTTTGAAACTTTATAGTTTCTTCATCTATTTCGTCCTTTGCCGTGTAAAATACGGTTTTTACAAAATTACTTTCTATTGCTGCATTAAGAGAAAATCTATAGATAACATCATTAAAGTACTCATTATTGATATAAGCTGTACCAGTAAAGCCTAAAATATAGCGGAAGTTATAACTTGTATCTGTTAAAAAGCTTTTCCATTTTTTTATGGCCTTTTGTTCATCGGTACTTCCTTCAATTGTGTTATAGGCGTGGTGAACTTCATCACTTAATACTAAACATTTTTCGCCTTTATTGAAACCTAAACTATCAAAAATAGAAGTTCGGTTTTTTGAATAAACTGCATGAATATTTTCAACGCAAATATCCCCTGGGAAAATTGTTTTAGAGGCATCAATTATATTAGCACTTTTAATAACTGCTGAATCTGGTATTGAGGCTGCTAAAACTGGGTCATTATTTAAATGATTGAATTTATCGGTTAAACCCCTTTCTATTGTCAACGAAGGACATAAGACAATCACTTTATCAATAAGGCCCAATCCTAAAGCGATTTGAGCAATGCCATACATCACAAAACTTTTTCCCGTCCCAGTTGCTAAGTCAAGTGTTCCTGACAGCTTGTTGGGCAATTGAATATCTTTTTTATAATCT
This window of the Mucilaginibacter sp. PAMB04168 genome carries:
- a CDS encoding DEAD/DEAH box helicase family protein, which produces MQDKLVFKTQSLVLNINPVVNPLTFPLDEWDRFLDILCVDRTYQKQAIITAIKYLFSGRYKSIESLVDENYNQNSELRERYKTIEDYKKDIQLPNKLSGTLDLATGTGKSFVMYGIAQIALGLGLIDKVIVLCPSLTIERGLTDKFNHLNNDPVLAASIPDSAVIKSANIIDASKTIFPGDICVENIHAVYSKNRTSIFDSLGFNKGEKCLVLSDEVHHAYNTIEGSTDEQKAIKKWKSFLTDTSYNFRYILGFTGTAYINNEYFNDVIYRFSLNAAIESNFVKTVFYTAKDEIDEETIKFQKIYQIHNSHKEVYQKIKPLTLLITRDIRLAKQFKEEFCGFISKTEGIPYDDVSNKKVLIVTSAKEHETNVKVHLPTIDQKENTFEWIISVSMLTEGWDVKNVLQIVPMQERAFDSKLLIAQVLGRGLRLPDDYKNAKVTVYNHDSWSGRIKNLVNEILEYEVKIVSSSLSEGDRANYHFTLHNFDYERTTTLVPTKETAVFNYEDEFIKLQSQTAEFPTYTEFESFKGEILTRTFNVRKETDTVANVVNHIYEAFRSLKYEGIALKLRDGEFTTQQIPKSTIERIIRNSMEAKKIDGDELTKVNKNAILSAFGTLLRKKPKSLITVRKPNPYFEISTLNRGIESTSLGNLRRDTTVFYTNDYASEIVDVKTGQSFDDIKEDRAFRGNFIDVIPFLFKTPVDIVFTSSEPEEKFVGYLCKKDNAAKITSWIKSKNQSFYEIEFSLTKASSSHTKPQQKFNPDFLILIRESGFDNIIVVEIKEDGADSDINKAKFKYATEHFRDLNKALKDAGINQNYIFHFLSPSNYIEFFDHLRSGKLVKNEFTSELDNLLDS